A portion of the Cryptomeria japonica chromosome 5, Sugi_1.0, whole genome shotgun sequence genome contains these proteins:
- the LOC131875685 gene encoding uncharacterized protein LOC131875685 produces MVATDYFTKWIEAIPTKHATSKVVIEFLMDNVLTWFCVPVKLIMDNAMCFRSKEFTKFYASYGMNMSYSSPYHPQGNGQGKSSNKSLLNIIKNILEQNKRSWDQKLKLALWADRITVKKAIGTSPLELVYGIQTKVLVNNLLPIYKFLQAEELELSEPMEDRMIQLVELEEMRTMAHKRNLKIQLQ; encoded by the coding sequence aCCTACTAAACACgcaactagtaaagttgtcattgaatttttaATGGATAATGTATTAACATGGTTTTGTGTGCCTGTGAAattgataatggataatgctatgtgcttCAGGTCAAAGGAATTCACAAAATTCTATGCAAGTTATGGAATGAATATGTCATATTCCTCACCATATCACCCACAGGGAAATGGCCAAGGAAaatcaagtaataaaagtctcTTGAACATCATTAAGAATATTCTTGAACaaaacaagagatcttgggatcaaaagctcaAGTTAgctttatgggcagatagaattacTGTGAAGAAGGCCATTGGTACATCTCCACTTGAACTGGTGTATGGAATACAGACCAAAGTACTTGTAAACAATCTTCTCCCTATATACAAGTTCTTGCAAGCTGAAGAGTTGGAATTGTCAGAACCCATGGAGGATAGAATGATCCAATTGGTAGAATTGGAAGAAATGAGAACTATGGCTCATAAAAGAAATCTGAAAATCCAATTGCAGTAA